A window of Benincasa hispida cultivar B227 chromosome 9, ASM972705v1, whole genome shotgun sequence genomic DNA:
CTTATCATATATTCATCATTGAATTATCTTAATACAACAATTATGAAGTTATGAGATCGAACCTCTCACATCTAAGATGaaagattatattaattactgTTGAGCTAAGCTTTCATTAACAAATTATCTTAATCAAAATTTCacattttatttacaaaatattttgTGAGAATCAAGATAAAGTTATGTTGAACATTTCTGACCTGACTCGTTCAATAGAGTAAAATAGGATGAATACACAAGATTTAACAAAGTAGGTGAGTTAGCCATAAATAAGAAGCTTAAGGTCATCGGTGTGTAAATGCTTTCCTTGCTTGACTTTGCTTGATTCTAGTTTCGACCTAATGTAATATAGGTGGGAAGAATGAACACAACATAGAACCTCCAAAACTAATgaaacttaaaatttttttgaCTTTGAGTTGTTAGGTACAGATGAAATCTTAATTAAACATGGTGAATGCATTTTAatccattaaatttattaagtttgAATATGTATATTTGAGCCTTTGAGTCATGCTTTAATTATTCATATGATGAGTTGTATGTCACATATAAAAAAGAGTATCTATAAGATAGAGAaaaaagagagtgaaaacttAAATACAACTTCAAGTAGTCAATTAGGTTTGTAGTTAGACTGATCCCATTGTATTAAATGTTTggataatttttgttttactcCCAAAAATACGAAAGTAGGCATTCTTTTTGTTCACAATATAAATTTGGCTTTATAAATGTTTGTGGATCTCACATTAATATTACTAGGTCCTATCCTATTTTTAAAAGCACATTTACGTGATACAAATTAAGTAAAGATAGTATGGAAAATTTTTCATATTACCATAGTATAGGAAATAATATAGAAAATTTTCCCTTTTACTCCTATACTCAATTTTAatcataaagtttattttgtcAATCTAAACATAACAGTAATTAATTTAGTCTTCGATCGAAAGGTCAAAGGTTTGAATTATTCTACCCCACATGTtgtacaattaaaaaaataaattgttatttaattatttaaaaagatttttttacataaagaaaaaatgtcaaagtatttacaaaattagcaaaaaaaaaaaaaaaaaaaactgatagaCACACTGATAGACTTTATACAAATGGAGAGAAAATGTATGTGGAAATACTTTCTTATTACTTTCACTTATTGTATTTACATACTTCAAGGTCCTTTTATAGAAGATCTTGTTAGTTTGCTTACTAACTAACAGCtggaaaatacaaacaaactcAAACAGAATCATAAACtgttgtaacaaataaattgttataacataatataacaaataaattgttgtaACTAATAAACAGAATGTAACTGTTTTACTGTTGATACTCCCCTCAAGTTGGATGATGAATGTCAATGATGCCCAACTTGGATACTAGTTTAGACAAAACAGATGTAAGCAATGCTTTAGTGAACATGTCTGCGAGTTGTTGACTAGATTGGATAGGGAGAACCTTAAGGAACCCATAAGCTATCTTGTCCTGAACAAAATGATAATCAATTTCTATGTGTTTTGTCCTCTCATGAAACATTGGATTAGAGGCAATGACAATAACAGCTTGATTGTCACAGAATATAGTAGTGGGCATTAGGATCTTAACTTGAAGATCTTTGAGGAGTTGAGAGATCCACATCAATTCACTAGTAACTGAGGCTAATGCCCTGTACTCCGCTTCTGCAGAAGATCTAGAAACGGTGGCTTGTTTCTTTGATTTCCATGATATGATAAATGCCCCTAGGAATATGCAGAAACCAGTAATGGATCTTCTAGTATCAGGACATGATCCCCAATCAACATCCACAAAGGCTTTTAAATGAAAGGAAGTGATAGGGCTGATTAAAATGCCTTGTCCAGGAGACTGTTTTAGGTACCTGAGTAAGTGATGAGCTGCATTTAATTGAACTTTAGTGGGGCTGTGGATGAATTGGCTTAGCCGATGAATAGCAAAGCATATGTCTGGCTGAGATATTTGAAGATATATAAGCCTGCAAATCAGTCTCCTATAACATGTGATGTCATCTGCCTTTAGAAACTCTCCTTCATTTTTTGATAGTTTCAAATTGGGATCCATAGGAGTTGTAACTGGTTTAGCTTCAAGAAATCCAGTATCCTCAAGTATTTGAAGACAATATTTTCTTTGGGAAATCATGATCCCTTGTTGAGATCTGGATAATTCTAATCCCAGAAAATATTTCGCATAGCCTAAATCCTTGAGTTTGAAATGTCCTTTGAGGACTTCTTTGACTGAGCTGATTATCTGAGGGGATGGTCCGGTTAGTAATATGTCATCTACATATACCAACAATgctacaaaatcatgtccatgTCCTCGGGTAAAAAGAGAATAATCAGACTTGGATTGATGAAAGCCATGTGAAGATAGAGCAGCTGTAAACTTGAGAAACCATTGTCTTGAGGCTTGTTTCAGCCTATATGTAGATTTGTTAAGTTTGCAGGTTAGTTTCTCACCTTTCCGTGGTACTTGTGAGGTTTGATAACCCAATGACAAAGACATATGCATTTATTTAAACAAATCACCATTTAGGAAGGCATTATTGACGTCCATTTGAGTGAGTGACCAATTGTAGGATGCAACAAGGGTGAAAAAGACTTTAACAGTGACAATTTTGGCGATAGGTGAGAAGGTGTCCGAGAAATCTATTCCTTCTTATTGATTGTAgccttttgctacaagtctcGCCTTATATCTGTCAATTGTTCCATCTTGTTTGTACTTGACTTTGTAAACCCATTTATAACCTACGGTATAATgattctttggaagagagacaATAGTCCATGTATTAGTTCGTTCCATGCCTTCTATTTCCTCTGCCATAGCCTTCTTCCAAATCTGGTGGTTCACGGCTTGGTGGTAATAGGTGGGTTCATAGATGGAAGTGACATTTAGGATGTATGTCTTATGGTTTTGGTTGTAAGTATTATATGAGAGGTATTTGTGAAGAGGAAAGGGTGATTTTCTATGGGTTGTGAGGTTACAGTGAAAGTCTTTTAGGTAGAAGGGTGGGTAATGTGCTCTCAATGACCTTCTTGGGGCTGTGGGAATGGTTGTTTGGATGGTATGATTGGTTTCTTCTGAGGTTTCAATATGAGGTTGTGAATCATCAATACCGTGGTTATCCTCACATAAGTGTTCTAAGGTATTAACaacaagattttcagtaatACCTTTGTTTTCAAAGTGATCAAATAGTGAGCTTGGTTTGGCGAACTGATCAATAAAATCATGTGAAATGGGCTTGTTGTCTTCTTTGACAGACTGGAATGGGAACCTTTCTTCAAAGAATAAGACATCCCTGGAGATAAAAAATGTCATATCATATAGCTTATAGCCCTTTATACCTGATGGATATCCCATGAAAACACATGGTCTTGCTCTTGGATCGAATTTAGACCTGTTGACTATTGGTGTAGAAGCATAGACAAGGCATCCGAATGTCTTTATGAAGCCATAGTCAACAATTTTGTTAAACAGAACATCATAGAGAGTGCTGTTGGATAGTAAAACTATAGGTGTTCTGTTGATTAAGTATGCTGCAGTGAGGACACATTCTCCCCAAAAAGTGAGAGGAATATTGGACTGAAATATTAGGGCTCTTGCAACGTTGAGGAGGTGTTAATGTTTCCTTTCAACCACTGAATTCTATTGAGGAGTATATGCACAGAAGAACTGATGAGTAGTTCCTGTTTTGGCAAAAAATTCTGTGAAATTTAATTCAGAAGCATTATCAGAAcgaaaacttttgattttctttgagaATTGAGTTTCAACAAGTTTGAAGAAACTGGGAATGACTTGTAGAATGTCACTTTTATTTTCCAAGAGATGTATCCATGTGTACCTTGATTTATCATCAACAATGGTGGCAAAGTAAGTGTAACCTGCATATGTTCGGGTTTTAAAGGGACCTCATATATCACAGTGCACAAGGTCGAAAATATTCTCAGCAACATTATTTAAGGCAGGAAATGAAAGACGCTTCTGTTTAGCTAAAGGACAAATGTGACAGAATTGTTTACAATTTGAGAAATCAGAAAACTCTATAATCTTTGACAATTCTTTTATTCTACTAATAGAGGGGTGTCCCATACGATTATGCCAAGTAGTTGCAGAAGATTTACACAAAAACACAGCAAATTCAATAGGTCAGTCAGCAGATTCAATAGACAAGTCTTTATTCTTTTCATCATTTACTTTGAGTAAGTATAGGTCACTGATTAGTTCAGCCCTCCCAATCGTTCTCGAAACTGACTTGTCCTAAATGATACAATTGGTGTTAGTAAAGGATATAGAATATCTTCCATCCTTAAGTAAAGTACTCACTGATAGCAGGTTGTATTTGAAATCAGGAATGTATAGAACATCTTTCAATATCAACTGTTTTGCTATTAGAATGTCCCCTACATACTCAACCTTCAAACGAGCTTTAGTTGGTAGTATATTTGACATATTTTGAATGCTGTGTAGTTCTTTAAACATAGATTTATCATGGCATATATGAGAAGAGGCTCCAGAATCAATGATCCAACAAGAATCGATGAGTGAAGTAGAAAAACATGTGCCTGCTATGTGGGTAGTATCTGTCTTAGGGATCTCATCAATTTGTTGAGTATTCAAGTGTGTTTGCAGCATGTTCAAGAGCTGTGAGTATTGGTCATTATTCAGAATGGCAAAGAAGGCAGATTGATTGCTTTTAAGAGCTTCTAATGACTTTTCATTACTAGTTTGCATAGAGTTCTGCGGCCTTTGTTGATGGACTGAATTGTTATTTGCTTGTCTATGCCCTGGTGGATAACCATGTAGTCTATAACATTTGTCAGAAATATGACCTCTATATCCACAGTTAGTGTATACTGGCCGAGTATCTTTCTTCTTAGATTTCTCAGATGTAAACCTTTTCTCAGCATTAGCCATTAGAGTTATACTTTCAATTGTAGGTGTGGATCCAATGGATCTTTACCTTTCTTCTTGGATGATAAGAGAGAATACCTTGTTTATTATTGGCAGAGGGTCGATCAATAGAATTTGTGCTCTGATTTATGCATATGACTCGTTTAAGCCCATAAGGAATGTCATTACAAATTCTGCATTCAAGAATTCTATCATCTTCTTTGACCTTTGACAAGTACATTCATCCGTTGGTCTGTATTCAACAAGTTCTTGCCATATCATAGTGATTTTTGCGTAATATACTTCCACTGAAAGGTTTCCTTGAGTAGTAGTTACAAGATCCTTTCTCAACTGGTATATATGTGGCCCATTGGACTGACGGTAcctttcttttaattcatcCCATATCTCTTTGACGCTTCCCCTGTAAACTAAGCTGGCAGCAATTTCTTTTGAGACTGAGTTGATAATTCATAAGGTTATCACATCATTATTACATCTCCATGCTGATTGTAAGCTTCATTTTGATGGTTTTTCAATCGTTCCAGTAATAAAGCCAATCTTGTTCTTCCCTGATAATGCAAGTTTCATTGCTCTGCTCCATGAAGAGTAATTGCTTGATCCTGTGGTATAGATACCAGATTGGTGGTTGGGATGATTAAATGATGAAGGATGAAGGGATTCATTTGGGCGTCGAGTTTCGAAGAGTTGCCGGACGTTGAACTCTCTGATGTCGTCATGATAGGACTGCATGAGGGTAATGGCGTTCGGGTgggtttttaattttctctcttgcggaaatgctctgataccataacAAATGGAAAGAAAAGGTATGTGGAAATACTTTCTTATTACTTTCACTTATTATATTTACATACTTCAAGTTCCTTTTATAGAATAACTTGTTAGTTTGCTTGACTAACTAACAGTTGGAAAATACAAACATACTCAAACAGAATCATAACtgttgtaacaaataaattgttataacagaatgtaacaaataaattggTGTAACTAATAAACAAAATGTAACTGTTTTactattgatagacttctatcaacgtttatcctatagtatcaatgatagacttctatcagtttatatcaaagaaaattaaaatttgttattttgtgtaaatagtttgccttatttttctatttttaaaaatcactcATACTTAAATTTAAGGAGACAAAatatctaaaatttgaaaataaaaatatcctAACCttatacaaagttcaagttcatgaccttaattaattaattcaaaatttagagcccatttgaattgatttgagaaaaaaatacttaaaaaaaactcatcttaatttaaactttttttaattttttttatttataaaagggtttaaaatatacttcaaaaactattttaagtgGTTGTCAAATACTCTAATTTTTTCCAAACATTTGCTAAACACACCCTTAAtctctttgaagaagaaaacttAAAGGTTAAATTCACTTAATTGTGGTCGATGTCAAAAGAAAATGTCGATATcttaattttatggaaatgtggaaataaattttgataaaatgtcAAGGTGAATGAATATTTCTAGAAAATGttttaagaacaaaaaaaactttaaaatatacctaaattaataaataaacatgttaCATTTTCTAAACGAGTTAAGATACTTACTATAATAATATATTCACTTTATTTCTTagtattcttttttaatattcCATCAATTTTGTATGGTATAGCGAAAATATTGATTCACCTCAAATGTGGATATCAAACTCATAAATATGTGGAAATGTCAATAAAAATATCAACATgacaataaaaatttaatactatggaTCATTTTTTAGGAAATAATACTATGAACCATTATTAATTTAAGGgcaattgcaaatataataatctGACACAAAATATTATCCGATATAACACAATGCAAGAGAattaatatagtaaaatttgcATCTAAATCTCGAAATTTGGTAACAGAGGTTTATTAGTAAGAGTCTATCACtcataattttgttatatttacaattctttaaaaatgatGTTATGCACTTAATTATTAGCCCTAAAAGTGTTATTGAGTGCAATTGCCCATTAAATCACCCGGTGAATGATTATTTATGCTATAATAACAGTAAACCAAACTTGCAAATAGTAACATTACTTCAACATACATATATGTTATGTTGTCGGCTTCTTAATACACATTTAATGAAGAGATCATAACATGAAAgtcatattataaatatataacacTCGGTTtacacttaattttttaaaatagagtTAATACATAATAATATTTAGCTAAAAAGGAgggttaaaaaaagaaaatgaaagcaaATTTGGCTAAAACATTTTGCTTATGTCAAATAAAAAAGGAATGTGTCAGTTGCATTTTGATCTAAGGTTTTCACAAGAAGGCTAAACCAAACCTGAAAAAGTTTGAGAAATTTTATTATTGAGGCCATAATTATGTTTAAACCAAACCTAAACCAATTAcataatcataaaatttaataataattcattTTAAAGTGCAATAATATTCAAAGCAGAAGGATTTGACATTACTCCTAAAAGTTGGAATTCAAGaacatatttatttaccatACTAAAAGGCTCAATGATCTGACTCCAAGCAGATGAACTTTATCAGTAAAAAGTCTAAACAAATAGTGTATAAGGAATCTAGCATGGTAAAGTAAACAAAGTCGAATACAATTACATGTTATAATTTCCCTTgccatcttcttctcttcaaaTAATGTAGAAGATGGAAGATGAACTACAAGAGGAGCCAAGATGTAAGGTCGTGCAAGAAAAAAACGTTGATGATCGACAAACAAACGACAATCTCTGATAGAACAGGTAAGATTTTGCAACAAAGCAGATAAGCAAATATAGAAATAGTGAAAAGAACAATTTGACTGATACATAGACAGAGACTATCTCTTGAACAAGAATCATCAAAGTAGAAGGAATCGAAAAGAACCCTTGAATTCTTTTAAGCTACATTTCATTTTAAGTACTAGTATCTAAGTTTACAAGCCTAAATCAGAGCTATGAAAGTGTATGATGAACAAGAAGATTAAGTGAGAAGATAGAGTACAGAATATACATTCTCCCTTTCTCTCTATCTTCTTTTCTAAGAAGTTTGAGGTGGCTGGATTCCTTGGTGCTTTACTCTTGTTGAATCAAGCTCCATATCTAAAGCAACCATTCACAGTTTTAAGAAGCTTGAGATTGAATAAAGCTGAGAATATTAACCATCAGCTACAAATCCCACTtctcaaaaactaaaaagagaATCAAAATTCTAAATCCTACATATATCGACCATGATTCTTCATTACATTTACAGGCATACACTAACCCCCCATCAACGAAACACACAAGTGAGCTTGATGCTCACTAAAAATATCATTCATTCAGAGTTAACATCAAGGTTAAGGATTCTTCTAAGTGTTCTTGTAGCAGAATCAGCACCATGGAATGGCTCTCTTGAAGAAGGATGAGTATAGCCCCTAGTTGGGGATGGTGGTGCAGATTTCACAATTGGGTGAATTTTTTCAACTGAATTAGTGGGTAATTCGAGTGAAACTGTTCTATTTCCTCGGATTGAAAATTTGGGGATTGGCAATGAACTTGCAGGGGGTGAATTCGAGTAAGTTGGTCCAGCCCAAAGCTCAGGAAATGATATTCTCTTGTAACAGCAATGTTCATCAAAATCAATGCTCTCGTTAACACAAATTTCCCCACTAATCGGAATTGTTGCGGCGGAAGGGGGTGGTGTTTTGGGGGAAGAGAAACAATAAACAGGAATTGAAGAAATCTCCAATGGAGGTGGGCGAAATCCTGTACCCGGTTGAAAACTCAATCGATTATGATCTTTAATCGTCAAATTCCCAAATCGACCCGATTCTAGAGTTTTGACCCGATAACAGAACTCATCTCTGTACTGTTCTACAATCACCAATGTTTCCATCGCAGAATCAAACTCCAAAAGCATTCAATTGCAAAATCGATATAAAGATCCACAACTCATAATCTCAACGACGAACTCGAGAAATCCTTAATCTAAAGAAACAATAACAacaagaaagaaattaaaaatgctGCTTAAGAATGTTAACCTCACAACACAGAAATGGTTCAACAAAATCGGAAAAAAGAAAACGGAAGAGATGAAACATGAACTGACCTGAAATTGGTAATGGGGTTTGTGGGTTTCATTGATGAAGTGGTCTTTCTACGAGTGATTGAAGTGGGAAGTTGAATGAATCGGGCGGCTTGTTCTTCATCTTTTTTCATCTTCGTCGGGGTTTAAAGAAGCCGTAGCGGGGCTCGGCTTTTTATGAAGTTTACGGCATTTGTCCTTGTTTTGACTGAGTTTACTCATTATAGGTGGCAGGCTTTCAGGGGTAGATTTGTCTTTTTGTTCTGGCTTTGCAGttggaaatttgaaatttgaatgagaaGTTTGTTTATAACAGTAATTTTCTTGGAGGAGTTATTTGTAATGGTAATTGAATCGCATGAATCGAGGGAAAATATTGTAATTAGCttatatgttgattaactattttcttttagtttagtttatagaccttttttttttttttttaattttttaaacaataggTGGGATGGGGGAATTAGACTTATTTTGGTatttttagacatttttttttttatgttgcaagttctttttttttttttttttaattatataagttttaaaaaaacattttgaaaatttgactttattaaaaaaaaacttaggatGAAAAAACATgacatttgtttaaaaaaattaaaaaaaaaaagaaagattgcATGTTGAAAATGCAAAAAAAGATTTCACCCTACTTAAATGTTCCCACTGTGGATTTGTATGGAAGATGAGTTCGCGGTtcgattttatacaaattctttgtataggatacacaTACTCATATGTCTacacatgaacgattaggatcatatcatttgtaacactttacaactactgtaacaattacaaagtgagccgtatatgtagtgtcacaaggataagacacccaaccttatccatatactacataccattttgattattacttaaacatgatccacttatatatcaacttcatacatgtttaaattacatgaaataacctcggatcttagtttattggattgagttaatgcaaactatatgtcgaataaaataactccttattttattaaataaaaaattcgtaaacaaatttacaaactatgagaaccatgagatttaggacactaattcCAATAATCTCCTATTTATCCTAAAACTAGTGGGGTATACAATACCAAGTACAATATAAGTAAAGTACATAATACACTAAACTAAGACATACACTATGTTGAGTaacatctctcacttgtcctagacaATGTGATGCATATCCTGTAGacctagactttctagatgacatTCGAAGATTTTAGCCATGAAAACCTttataaacggatcagcaacgttgtgttctgaagcaatcttcgtgatgatcacaCCACCTCGTTGCATAGTTTTCcaaatcaagtgatatttcctTTCAATGTATTTACCTCTCTTATGACTCCTAGATTCCTTTAAAATtttccacaacaccactattatcacaataaagtgtgatagacAAAGACATGTTTGGAATGGCTTCCAAATCAGTCATagacttcctcagccaaacaacttccttagcagcttcacaagtagctatatattcagcttccattgtggaatccacgatgcatccttgcttgatgcttcgacACACATAGCTTCTttattaagagtgaatactgattcTAATGTGGATTTTTTAGAATccttatcggtttgaaaatcagggtctgtgtatcctgtaaggatca
This region includes:
- the LOC120084634 gene encoding uncharacterized mitochondrial protein AtMg00810-like produces the protein MSLSLGYQTSQVPRKGEKLTCKLNKSTYRLKQASRQWFLKFTAALSSHGFHQSKSDYSLFTRGHGHDFVALLVYVDDILLTGPSPQIISSVKEVLKGHFKLKDLGYAKYFLGLELSRSQQGIMISQRKYCLQILEDTGFLEAKPVTTPMDPNLKLSKNEGEFLKADDITCYRRLICRLIYLQISQPDICFAIHRLSQFIHSPTKVQLNAAHHLLRYLKQSPGQGILISPITSFHLKAFVDVDWGSCPDTRRSITGFCIFLGAFIISWKSKKQATVSRSSAEAEYRALASVTSELMWISQLLKDLQVKILMPTTIFCDNQAVIVIASNPMFHERTKHIEIDYHFVQDKIAYGFLKVLPIQSSQQLADMFTKALLTSVLSKLVSKLGIIDIHHPT
- the LOC120086432 gene encoding uncharacterized protein LOC120086432, translating into MLLEFDSAMETLVIVEQYRDEFCYRVKTLESGRFGNLTIKDHNRLSFQPGTGFRPPPLEISSIPVYCFSSPKTPPPSAATIPISGEICVNESIDFDEHCCYKRISFPELWAGPTYSNSPPASSLPIPKFSIRGNRTVSLELPTNSVEKIHPIVKSAPPSPTRGYTHPSSREPFHGADSATRTLRRILNLDVNSE